The following are from one region of the Bactrocera oleae isolate idBacOlea1 chromosome 6, idBacOlea1, whole genome shotgun sequence genome:
- the LOC106618389 gene encoding myb-like protein I: MAFSRHNIEKRRLIELVRLNAILWDCRLPHYKRSDKKKALKWNELGRVFGVSGERVQRTFTSLREIFRRELNHEKMLGTRFKSKWEYYDAMAFLKEVIRERKSRERNKIPADAQAQQQTQQHQSNNNSSAIDEYQYFAPNDPNNPNNQQSTLTNDPKQQQLQQPQYQTLTQQQQQQLSVNSSFPTQIHLQQLAPLNETPHSQPQPTSHTTALAAVAQLPQQPLHQMQPDVILSLNANSASTLPNLGNINGNASFTGNSRPPSQQQQQALQQPAQSLFQLQPQPSGTQSLVAISSSHSSASSSPSIYIKEEPDSPDTLSLTTIAVNEHNSAYSPQHNAILTTATKSKHAQNLNTHSKVGFSNNNATNNGVLKAQSKSHIPGSSASLIIDEDFAEPDVELDDLDDPDVDMLNDDRLSAASTYTLAGKLCRPSAREILYTKFGDFLAARLNTLNETVANDLMNRILLLIAEK; the protein is encoded by the exons ATGGCGTTCTCACGTCACAACATCGAGAAACGACGCCTCATCGAGTTGGTGCGCTTGAATGCGATACTCTGGGACTGTCGCCTGCCGCACTACAAGCGCTCGGACAAGAAAAAGGCGCTGAAATGGAACGAATTGGGTCGAGTTTTCGGCGTTAGCGGCGAGCGTGTGCAGCGCACGTTCACTTCGCTGCGTGAGATATTTCGACGTGAGTTGAACCACGAGAAAATGCTGGGCACACGTTTCAAGTCCAAGTGGGAGTACTATGACGCCATGGCTTTCCTAAAAGAAGTCATAAGGGAACGCAA ATCACGTGAGCGCAATAAAATTCCTGCTGACGCACAggcgcaacaacaaacacaacaacatcaGAGCAATAACAATAGCAGCGCCATTGATGAATATCAGTATTTTGCGCCTAATGATCCCAATAATCCCAACAACCAACAGTCAACGCTTACTAACGACCCGaaacaacagcaactacaacaaccacaatatCAAACCTTgacacagcagcaacaacaacaactctcgGTTAACTCGTCTTTTCCAACACAGATACACTTGCAACAATTGGCGCCGTTAAATGAGACACCACATTCGCAGCCGCAACCAACTTCTCATACCACAGCACTAGCTGCCGTGGCTCAACTGCCACAACAGCCGTTGCACCAAATGCAACCCGACGTGATACTTAGTCTGAATGCGAACTCTGCATCGACATTACCAAATCTCGGCAACATCAACGGTAATGCATCTTTTACTGGCAATTCCAGACCGCCTtctcagcagcaacaacaagcactaCAGCAACCGGCGCAGTCCCTGTTCCAGTTGCAGCCACAACCGTCGGGAACACAATCGCTCGTGGCCATTTCGAGTTCTCACTCGTCGGCGTCAAGTTCGCCGTCGATTTACATTAAAGAGGAGCCCGATTCGCCAGACACGCTTTCACTAACCACTATTGCCGTAAATGAACACAACTCTGCGTATTCACCTCAGCACAATGCAATACTAACCACAGCCACAAAAAGCAAACATGCCCAAAACTTAAATACTCATTCTAAAGTTggcttttcaaataataatgcTACAAACAATGGCGTTTTAAAAGCTCAGTCTAAATCGCACATACCCGGTTCTTCTGCGAGTCTAATTATCGACGAAGACTTCGCTGAGCCCGATGTCGAATTAGACGATCTCGATGATCCGGATGTGGATATGCTCAACGATGATCGACTCTCGGCTGCGAGCACTTATACACTGGCGGGGAAACTATGTCGCCCCTCGGCACGTGAAATACTGTATACCAAGTTCGGTGACTTTTTGGCTGCACGTCTTAATACTCTCAACGAAACTGTGGCTAATGATCTGATGAATCGTATACTTTTGCTAATCGCCGAAAAGTAG